One genomic segment of Methanobrevibacter boviskoreani JH1 includes these proteins:
- the uvrC gene encoding excinuclease ABC subunit UvrC: MATKVTSPDNLPLKPGVYIMKDINEEVIYVGKSKSLKKRVSSYFKDKVDRPKTRVLMNHFHSLEYIVTASEKEALILEANLIKKYMPKYNIRLKDDKQYPYVKITDEDFPRLIITRTIGKTGSYYGPFTDVGSVRSTVKFLKQLFKIRTCKNMDGPCLNYQINLCYAPCDGNITKEEYAEIIEKIDLFFQGKYNEIINNLKKEMKDASKNLEFEKAAVLRDQINSIEEVMVKQFVDLNDELDQDVIASAENKNNTIIVVLSIRKGKIISKEDYQMDNTQNQDLNEIFYSFIQQYYGINRHIPKEIIVEDKVRDSELIEDWLSDLRGNKVNVVIPQKGKKLRLIRLARGNADIVKKQKEKVSNALTELQNYLKLKNVPHVIEGYDVSNISGTLQVGSKVSFFDGKPNKKLYKRFKLETPGPNDYGMMRELLTRRFKSLVGEEDYKKPDLVLIDGGKGQLHVACEVLEELGLDDIPVIGLAKEYEEVFVPQSTKPIIIPHDKQSLHILQQVRDEAHRFGVTYHRKLRSKKITESELDGIQGIGKKRKLNLLRAFGNIDSISKASINELNEVDGMNQKVSENVYNHFHHSKI, from the coding sequence ATGGCAACCAAAGTAACTTCACCAGATAATCTTCCCCTTAAACCTGGCGTTTATATTATGAAAGATATTAATGAGGAGGTTATCTATGTTGGAAAATCAAAATCCCTTAAGAAAAGAGTAAGCTCTTATTTTAAAGATAAGGTAGATAGACCAAAAACAAGAGTTTTAATGAACCATTTTCATTCATTAGAGTATATTGTAACTGCTTCTGAGAAGGAAGCATTGATCTTAGAGGCTAATTTAATCAAAAAATATATGCCGAAATATAATATTCGCCTTAAGGATGATAAACAGTATCCTTATGTTAAAATCACTGATGAAGATTTTCCAAGGCTTATCATTACAAGAACCATTGGCAAAACCGGAAGTTATTATGGTCCATTTACAGATGTCGGATCAGTACGTTCTACAGTTAAATTCTTAAAACAATTGTTTAAAATTAGAACATGTAAAAATATGGATGGTCCTTGTTTAAATTATCAAATTAATTTATGTTATGCCCCTTGTGATGGAAACATCACAAAAGAGGAATATGCGGAAATCATAGAAAAGATAGATTTGTTTTTCCAAGGAAAATACAATGAAATAATTAATAATCTTAAAAAAGAGATGAAGGACGCTTCAAAGAATCTTGAATTTGAAAAGGCTGCAGTTTTACGTGATCAGATAAACTCCATTGAAGAGGTTATGGTTAAACAATTTGTTGATTTAAATGATGAGTTGGATCAGGATGTAATAGCCAGTGCTGAAAATAAGAACAACACTATTATTGTAGTTTTATCCATACGTAAAGGTAAAATTATATCAAAGGAAGACTATCAAATGGATAATACTCAAAATCAGGATTTAAATGAAATTTTTTATAGTTTTATTCAACAATATTATGGAATTAATCGCCATATTCCAAAAGAGATTATTGTTGAAGATAAGGTTAGAGATTCTGAATTGATTGAAGATTGGTTATCTGATTTAAGAGGCAATAAAGTTAATGTTGTTATACCCCAGAAAGGTAAAAAATTACGTCTTATACGTCTTGCGAGAGGTAATGCAGATATAGTTAAGAAACAAAAAGAAAAAGTATCTAATGCTTTAACAGAACTTCAAAATTATCTTAAGCTTAAGAATGTGCCTCATGTTATAGAGGGTTATGATGTAAGTAATATATCTGGAACATTACAAGTTGGTTCCAAAGTAAGTTTTTTTGATGGAAAACCTAATAAGAAACTATACAAAAGATTTAAACTTGAAACACCAGGGCCTAATGATTATGGTATGATGAGAGAATTATTAACAAGAAGATTTAAATCACTTGTAGGTGAGGAGGATTATAAAAAACCTGACCTAGTACTTATAGATGGTGGTAAAGGTCAGTTACATGTTGCATGTGAGGTTCTTGAAGAGTTAGGTCTTGATGATATACCTGTAATAGGTCTTGCAAAGGAATATGAAGAAGTATTTGTACCTCAATCAACTAAACCTATTATAATCCCCCATGATAAACAGTCGTTACATATTCTACAACAAGTGAGAGATGAAGCACATAGATTTGGTGTTACTTACCATAGGAAATTACGTTCTAAAAAGATCACAGAATCAGAACTTGATGGTATTCAGGGTATTGGTAAAAAACGTAAACTAAATCTTTTAAGGGCATTCGGAAATATTGATTCCATTTCAAAGGCTAGTATTAATGAGTTAAATGAGGTTGACGGAATGAATCAGAAAGTATCAGAAAATGTTTATAATCATTTCCATCATTCCAAAATTTAA
- a CDS encoding aldo/keto reductase: MVKYGLGLMRLPLLDENDQTSVDIDEVQRMVDECMENGVNFFDTAVPYHLGKSEEALRKTLVDKYPRDSFLISDKLPLFNIQKEEDMEYYFNTSLEKLGIDYFDYYMLHNVSNWTKTIYRNIDCFSFIKQKKQEGLAKKIGISFHDKPKLLRKTLEENPELDFVLLQINYLDWDSQSFKVNELYDIAVEYGLEILVMEPLKGGTIINIPDEAEQLLKNYNPKDSTAKWGLRFSGSLDNVSYVLSGAKNHNQTRENIETFRNFKPLNLNEVELLRKTAKIINDSIAIPCTECRYCMEDGICPHNIPISEYFSLYNDAKRVGFKDFSTQQVMYRTIGLNPDYGLASDCEECGKCSKICPQKLKIPKLLKQVYEEFETTM; this comes from the coding sequence ATGGTAAAATATGGCTTAGGACTTATGAGATTACCTCTTCTAGATGAAAATGATCAAACAAGCGTAGATATTGATGAAGTTCAAAGAATGGTTGATGAATGTATGGAAAATGGAGTTAATTTCTTTGATACTGCAGTTCCATATCATTTAGGAAAAAGTGAAGAGGCACTTAGGAAAACTTTAGTTGACAAATATCCGAGAGATAGTTTTCTAATCTCAGACAAATTACCTTTATTTAATATTCAAAAAGAAGAGGATATGGAATATTACTTTAATACAAGTTTAGAAAAACTTGGAATCGATTATTTTGATTACTACATGTTACATAATGTAAGTAACTGGACAAAAACCATATATAGAAATATAGATTGCTTTTCTTTTATAAAACAGAAAAAACAAGAGGGGTTAGCTAAAAAAATAGGTATATCTTTCCATGATAAACCTAAATTACTCAGAAAAACATTAGAAGAAAATCCGGAACTTGACTTTGTACTTTTGCAGATAAATTATCTTGACTGGGATAGCCAATCATTTAAAGTAAACGAGCTTTATGATATAGCTGTTGAATATGGTTTAGAAATATTGGTAATGGAACCTCTTAAAGGTGGAACCATTATAAACATTCCTGATGAAGCAGAGCAATTACTTAAAAATTACAATCCGAAAGATTCTACTGCAAAATGGGGATTAAGATTCTCAGGAAGTTTGGATAATGTTTCATATGTCTTATCTGGTGCTAAAAACCATAATCAAACTAGAGAAAATATTGAAACATTTAGAAATTTCAAACCTCTTAATTTAAATGAGGTCGAATTACTTAGAAAAACAGCAAAAATCATTAATGACTCTATTGCAATACCATGTACCGAATGTAGATACTGTATGGAGGATGGAATATGCCCTCATAATATACCAATTTCCGAGTACTTTTCATTGTATAATGATGCTAAAAGAGTGGGTTTTAAGGATTTTTCAACACAGCAGGTAATGTATAGGACAATTGGATTAAATCCTGATTATGGTTTGGCTTCAGATTGTGAGGAATGTGGGAAATGTAGTAAGATCTGTCCACAGAAACTTAAAATCCCTAAACTTCTAAAACAGGTCTATGAGGAATTTGAAACTACAATGTAA
- a CDS encoding sugar O-acetyltransferase — protein MIKLRKDIKLDKGNWTEQGDKDLVSKWKKSKRLNFQLNHLKPDENIERINIQNELFKFIGPNAVVATPFYCDLGFNTSIGEGSLINSNCVFLDTDDLTIGKYTLIGPGVHIYCADHLTDTKLRVIPKDDKLNDGNYSYIDGKGRFDEDMDYTITVFSRPVSIGDNCWIGGGSIIMSGVKIGDNVIVGAGSVVTHDIPSNTTVIGRPARIINKD, from the coding sequence GTGATTAAATTGAGGAAAGATATTAAACTTGATAAAGGCAACTGGACTGAGCAAGGTGATAAGGACTTAGTTTCTAAATGGAAAAAATCAAAGCGATTGAATTTTCAATTGAATCATCTTAAACCCGATGAGAATATTGAAAGAATCAATATTCAAAACGAATTATTTAAATTTATTGGACCAAATGCTGTTGTGGCTACTCCTTTCTATTGTGATTTGGGATTTAATACAAGTATTGGTGAAGGTAGTTTAATTAATTCTAATTGTGTATTCTTAGATACTGATGATTTAACTATTGGAAAATATACTTTAATAGGTCCTGGTGTACATATTTATTGTGCAGATCATTTAACTGACACTAAATTGAGAGTAATTCCTAAGGATGATAAATTGAATGACGGAAATTATTCTTATATTGACGGCAAAGGTCGATTTGATGAGGATATGGATTATACAATCACCGTTTTTTCAAGACCTGTAAGTATAGGTGATAATTGTTGGATAGGCGGTGGCTCTATAATAATGTCTGGTGTGAAAATTGGAGATAACGTTATAGTAGGTGCAGGTAGTGTTGTTACACATGATATACCATCAAATACAACTGTTATAGGTAGACCTGCAAGGATTATTAATAAAGACTAA
- a CDS encoding sugar O-acetyltransferase: MVDLIKGTWMEQDDEELKSRWIKGKDLLYEYNNHSLADVDEINRLKKELFKSVGDNVTVTPPFFCDFGSNTSIGEGTFINVGCVFLDTCELTIGKYCLIGPGVHIYCANHPSNIEERIVPRDDSLNTKDYPYINNNGRFNENIEYTFTEFAEPVRIGDRSWIGGQSIILPGVTIGENVVIGAGSVVTHDIPSDTIAFGSPAKVVRENKISDY; this comes from the coding sequence ATGGTGGATTTAATTAAAGGTACTTGGATGGAACAAGATGATGAGGAATTGAAATCTAGATGGATTAAAGGTAAAGATTTATTATATGAATATAACAATCATAGTTTAGCAGATGTTGATGAAATAAATAGACTTAAAAAGGAACTTTTTAAATCTGTTGGTGATAATGTAACTGTCACTCCTCCTTTTTTCTGTGATTTTGGTTCTAATACCAGTATTGGTGAAGGTACTTTTATAAATGTGGGCTGTGTCTTTTTGGATACTTGCGAACTTACTATAGGAAAGTATTGTTTAATAGGTCCAGGTGTACATATTTATTGTGCAAACCATCCGAGTAATATTGAAGAACGTATTGTTCCAAGAGACGATTCATTAAATACAAAAGACTATCCCTATATCAATAATAATGGTAGGTTCAATGAGAATATTGAATATACTTTTACAGAGTTTGCAGAACCTGTAAGGATTGGTGATAGGTCCTGGATTGGTGGACAATCCATTATATTGCCAGGTGTTACAATTGGGGAAAATGTGGTAATAGGTGCAGGTAGTGTTGTTACACATGATATACCATCAGATACAATTGCATTTGGAAGTCCTGCTAAGGTTGTAAGGGAAAATAAAATTTCTGATTATTAG
- a CDS encoding cofactor-independent phosphoglycerate mutase: MKYVVIIGDGMCDYPIDELGGKTPLEYANIPNMDRIAKEGKCGLTNNVLDQYQPGSDVANMSIFGFNPAKYYTGRGPLEAGNIDIGPTSQKDLIFRCNTVTEKDGTLDDFNANHITTEEATVLLNDLNIYFKDKYPDFPGTFYPGVSYRHVFVYTCPDIETAYENSDFPTAAPHDIVGEKIDDYTNWDTDFQKGIKTIMLESKDFLENHEVNKKRIEKGLKPANMVWLWSQGTVPTLDNFTDLYHKKAAVITGVDLLKGIANYGGLDVINVPGATAYFDTDYKAKGQYAIDNIPDYDIIFVHIEAPDEAGHAKNVGEKVKAIESIDKYILGPIWKYLDENYDEYKIAVLPDHPTPIPVGTHTRDDIPQAIYTKNGKADDVESYTEKNIAKGSLKKESGYKLVSRLFNNEI, from the coding sequence ATGAAATATGTTGTAATTATTGGAGACGGTATGTGTGATTACCCTATTGATGAATTAGGTGGTAAAACTCCATTGGAATATGCCAATATTCCAAACATGGATAGAATAGCTAAAGAGGGAAAATGTGGTCTTACTAATAATGTACTTGACCAGTATCAACCTGGTTCTGATGTAGCTAATATGAGCATATTCGGTTTTAATCCCGCTAAGTATTATACTGGTAGAGGTCCACTAGAGGCAGGAAATATAGACATCGGTCCAACAAGTCAAAAGGATTTAATATTTAGATGCAACACTGTCACTGAAAAGGATGGTACATTGGATGACTTTAATGCTAATCACATTACCACTGAAGAAGCTACAGTATTACTTAATGATTTAAACATATATTTTAAGGACAAATATCCTGATTTTCCCGGAACTTTCTATCCAGGTGTAAGTTATAGGCATGTATTTGTATATACTTGTCCTGATATAGAGACAGCTTATGAAAATTCTGATTTTCCAACAGCTGCACCTCATGATATTGTCGGTGAAAAAATCGATGATTATACCAATTGGGATACAGATTTCCAAAAGGGCATTAAGACTATTATGTTAGAGTCTAAAGACTTTCTTGAGAATCATGAAGTTAATAAAAAGAGGATTGAAAAGGGATTAAAACCTGCAAACATGGTTTGGTTATGGAGTCAGGGAACTGTTCCTACTCTTGACAATTTCACAGATCTCTATCATAAGAAAGCAGCTGTAATAACCGGTGTGGATTTACTTAAAGGTATTGCAAACTATGGTGGATTAGATGTAATCAATGTACCTGGAGCAACTGCATACTTTGATACTGATTATAAGGCAAAAGGCCAATATGCAATAGATAATATTCCAGATTATGATATTATCTTTGTTCATATTGAGGCTCCGGATGAGGCAGGCCATGCTAAAAATGTTGGGGAAAAGGTTAAGGCGATTGAATCAATTGATAAATATATCCTTGGACCTATCTGGAAATATCTTGATGAGAACTATGATGAGTATAAAATAGCTGTTTTACCGGATCATCCAACTCCAATACCTGTTGGAACCCATACACGTGATGATATTCCACAGGCAATATATACCAAAAACGGTAAGGCAGATGATGTTGAATCATATACCGAAAAGAATATCGCAAAAGGTTCCCTTAAAAAAGAGTCTGGATATAAACTTGTAAGTAGATTGTTTAATAATGAAATTTAA
- a CDS encoding homoserine dehydrogenase produces the protein MKDLKLCIMGFGAVGQGVAKVVSLKKETIKDIYNVNLKIVSVADSSSSAICEDGLNEDELIKVKNETGKLSDYPEYGSNISGLDVLDACDYDVLMEATPTNIKDGEPARSLTLKAFGDGKDVVTSNKGHLALNYQELLDASNENDCIFKFEASVGGTMPIINLAQETLPANKIESIIGILNGTTNYILSRMTSEGTSYEDTLKESQELGIAETNPTQDVEGIDAACKTVILANSVLGIPAKYEDVKVKGISDITSEAISLADKQGYLIKLIAEVSPDNLEVSPRLVKKGSPYDINGTLNMATLKTDLSGEVTVMGIGAGSVETASAMMTDLIHVIRIRNN, from the coding sequence ATGAAAGATTTGAAATTATGTATAATGGGATTTGGTGCTGTTGGTCAGGGAGTAGCAAAAGTCGTCTCATTAAAGAAAGAAACAATCAAGGATATTTATAATGTAAATTTAAAAATTGTATCAGTTGCTGATTCATCAAGCTCAGCTATCTGTGAAGACGGATTAAATGAGGATGAATTAATCAAGGTTAAAAATGAAACAGGAAAATTAAGTGATTATCCTGAATATGGTAGTAATATTTCTGGTCTAGATGTATTGGATGCATGTGACTATGATGTACTTATGGAAGCAACTCCTACAAACATTAAAGATGGTGAACCTGCAAGATCATTAACTTTAAAAGCATTTGGTGATGGTAAGGATGTGGTAACATCCAATAAGGGACATCTTGCTTTAAACTATCAGGAATTATTAGATGCATCTAATGAAAATGATTGCATATTTAAGTTTGAGGCTAGTGTAGGTGGAACAATGCCTATTATTAACCTAGCTCAGGAAACCTTACCTGCAAATAAAATTGAATCAATTATAGGTATTTTAAATGGTACCACCAATTATATTCTTTCAAGAATGACCTCAGAGGGTACTTCATATGAAGATACCTTAAAAGAATCACAGGAGTTAGGAATTGCTGAAACTAATCCTACACAGGATGTGGAGGGTATTGATGCTGCTTGTAAAACTGTTATTCTTGCAAACTCTGTACTTGGAATTCCTGCAAAATATGAGGATGTTAAGGTTAAAGGTATTTCAGATATAACATCTGAAGCTATTTCACTTGCAGATAAACAGGGATATTTGATTAAACTTATTGCCGAGGTATCCCCTGATAATCTTGAAGTTTCTCCAAGACTTGTTAAGAAAGGTAGTCCCTATGATATCAATGGAACATTGAATATGGCTACACTTAAAACAGATTTATCTGGAGAGGTTACTGTAATGGGTATTGGTGCAGGTTCTGTAGAGACCGCATCAGCAATGATGACTGATTTAATTCATGTTATAAGAATAAGAAACAATTAA
- a CDS encoding allosteric regulator of homoserine dehydrogenase yields the protein MKMDLVLELSDTPGQLVTSLKPFKDLGANLVTVIHDRTFKQENGKIPVQITVEGERENLEKLIEKLESEGITILKVDSTILKVKYSTILIGHIIDTDARDTVDKLNELENVTVTALDIEFNNEEKSSALITVEMALGLKQKVLNRINEIAASKDLLVINEV from the coding sequence ATGAAAATGGATTTAGTACTTGAACTATCAGACACTCCTGGACAATTAGTCACCTCACTTAAACCGTTTAAAGATTTAGGTGCTAATCTTGTTACTGTTATTCATGATAGAACTTTTAAACAAGAAAATGGTAAAATACCAGTTCAGATAACAGTGGAAGGAGAAAGAGAAAATCTTGAAAAGCTTATTGAAAAATTAGAATCTGAAGGAATAACCATTCTTAAAGTAGATAGTACAATTTTAAAAGTAAAATATAGTACTATACTTATAGGACACATTATTGATACAGATGCTAGAGATACGGTAGACAAATTAAATGAATTGGAAAATGTTACTGTAACAGCTTTAGACATTGAATTTAATAATGAAGAAAAATCATCTGCATTAATAACTGTTGAAATGGCTTTAGGATTAAAACAAAAAGTACTAAATAGAATTAACGAAATTGCTGCATCCAAAGACCTTTTAGTTATTAATGAAGTATAA
- the gatC gene encoding Asp-tRNA(Asn) amidotransferase subunit GatC, which produces MEIKEDAEKILNEFSKTLDSIPDLEETYYITDNLNLTRKDEAVKKDPSKILRNAKIDKKGGLVVKKAKWTQ; this is translated from the coding sequence ATGGAAATTAAAGAAGATGCAGAAAAAATTCTTAATGAATTTTCAAAAACCTTAGATAGTATTCCTGATTTAGAAGAAACATATTATATTACAGACAACTTAAATCTTACTCGTAAAGATGAGGCTGTTAAAAAAGATCCAAGCAAAATCTTAAGGAATGCTAAAATTGATAAAAAAGGCGGTTTAGTAGTTAAAAAAGCAAAATGGACACAATAA
- a CDS encoding asparagine synthetase B family protein — protein MCGIVGLIGNFRGNDLISMMKTIERRGLDAHGVYLENDEHTVFNDNIDLDSFSDNSSYDVGFGHNLLSITNFYKEDNTLNLQPKRRDNLVLSFNGEIYNYKEVLDFLKSNLYNDEPPKSDSELLIILLDYYYKKDHNLLNAVTRTNMIIDGDYVYSVYDGENLAVARDKVGVKPIYYGQHNELKGYASERKALWKIGIEDINCLKPGYILYNFEEIPPKYFLYNYESHKNHKYETYKKELDNLITKSIKDRIANIDDIAVIFSGGVDSTLLVYYIYENLEEGQSLSLYSVGNEDSQDLKYSRMLAERLDLPLREAIVNEELVRDCLDDALLAIEEPSMMKLGVGMTMYIACRMIHEDGIKVAISGQGADELFAGYKRYLNTYNEGYVDDDGLIYKRFRAVEHELRHDVSKIHSVNLERDDAAAMANTVELRVPYLSENLVKWTLDIPAKYKISGGDDNVRKNILRDLAIDKGIPEFIAYRNKKAAQYGSGIDKILRKKIFKNQNINKYFNNLKENI, from the coding sequence ATGTGTGGAATTGTAGGATTAATTGGAAATTTTAGGGGAAACGATTTAATTTCAATGATGAAAACTATTGAAAGAAGAGGTTTAGATGCACATGGAGTGTATTTAGAAAATGATGAACATACTGTTTTTAATGATAACATTGATTTAGATTCTTTTAGCGATAATAGTTCATATGATGTAGGTTTTGGACATAATTTATTATCAATTACTAATTTTTATAAGGAGGATAATACTCTTAATTTACAACCTAAAAGAAGGGATAATCTTGTCTTGTCTTTTAATGGTGAAATCTATAATTATAAAGAAGTCTTAGATTTTTTAAAGTCTAATTTATACAACGATGAACCACCTAAAAGTGATAGTGAACTGTTAATTATTCTACTTGATTATTATTATAAAAAGGATCATAATCTGTTAAATGCCGTAACCCGTACTAATATGATTATAGATGGGGATTATGTTTACTCTGTTTATGACGGTGAAAATCTTGCGGTTGCAAGGGATAAAGTAGGGGTTAAACCAATTTATTATGGACAACACAATGAGCTTAAGGGATATGCGTCTGAAAGAAAAGCATTGTGGAAAATAGGAATTGAGGATATAAACTGTTTAAAACCGGGATATATTTTATATAATTTTGAGGAAATTCCACCAAAGTACTTCCTATATAATTATGAATCTCATAAGAATCATAAATATGAAACTTATAAAAAAGAATTGGATAATCTAATTACAAAATCTATTAAGGATAGAATCGCAAATATTGATGATATTGCTGTAATCTTTTCAGGCGGTGTAGATAGCACATTACTTGTATACTATATTTATGAAAATCTGGAGGAAGGTCAAAGTTTGAGCTTATATTCCGTTGGTAATGAGGATTCACAGGATTTAAAATATTCCAGAATGTTGGCTGAAAGATTAGATTTGCCTCTTAGAGAAGCAATTGTCAATGAAGAACTTGTTAGAGATTGTCTAGATGATGCTTTACTTGCAATTGAAGAGCCGAGTATGATGAAGCTTGGTGTTGGAATGACCATGTATATTGCATGTAGAATGATACATGAGGATGGAATTAAAGTTGCAATATCAGGTCAAGGTGCCGATGAGTTATTTGCAGGTTATAAGCGATATTTAAATACTTATAATGAGGGTTATGTCGATGATGACGGTTTGATTTATAAACGTTTTAGAGCTGTAGAACATGAACTAAGACATGACGTTTCTAAAATCCATAGTGTTAACTTAGAACGTGATGATGCTGCAGCAATGGCTAATACTGTAGAGCTTAGGGTACCTTATTTGTCAGAAAACCTTGTTAAATGGACATTGGATATACCTGCTAAATATAAGATATCTGGTGGAGATGACAATGTTCGAAAGAACATATTAAGGGATTTAGCTATTGATAAAGGCATCCCCGAATTTATTGCTTATAGAAATAAAAAAGCAGCACAGTACGGTTCTGGAATTGATAAGATCTTAAGAAAAAAAATATTTAAAAACCAGAATATTAATAAGTACTTTAATAATCTAAAGGAAAATATCTAA
- a CDS encoding O-acetylhomoserine aminocarboxypropyltransferase/cysteine synthase family protein yields the protein MDKNKKYGERTLEVHAGQEEADPATGSRALPIYQTTSYMFESTEYAAKLFALKEEGHIYTRLSNPTNSAFEERVNAIEGGVGALSQSSGLSAIFLSIFNIAKCGDEIVSADNLYGGTFILFKKTLAKMGIKVNFVDSQNLEEYVAAINDKTKAIYCESIGNPKLDVPDFDKLAEIAHSHGIPLIVDNTSAITMVKPIEHGADIVVESATKFIGGHGSSMGGVIVDSGNFDWTNGKFPEFTEPDESYNGIVYSEEFGNKAYITKARVQMMRDLGTCISPFNSFLFMQSLETLSLRVNQHCANALEVAKFLEKHPAVAWVNYPGLESCPTHKNAKKYLNGKYGGIIGFGIKGGLEEGRKFIENVDLASHLANIADTKTLVVHPATTTHSNLSPEEQLASGVTPDFIRLSVGIENVEDIIADLDQALNKAVE from the coding sequence TTGGATAAAAATAAAAAATATGGTGAACGTACATTAGAAGTTCATGCAGGTCAGGAAGAGGCAGATCCTGCAACTGGTTCAAGGGCATTACCTATTTATCAGACTACTTCATATATGTTTGAAAGTACAGAATATGCTGCTAAATTATTTGCCCTTAAAGAAGAGGGACATATTTATACAAGGTTATCAAATCCTACAAATTCAGCATTTGAGGAACGTGTTAATGCAATTGAAGGGGGAGTAGGTGCATTATCTCAATCCTCAGGTTTATCAGCAATATTTTTATCAATTTTTAATATTGCAAAATGTGGGGATGAGATTGTATCTGCAGATAATCTGTATGGTGGAACATTTATACTCTTTAAAAAAACACTAGCAAAAATGGGCATTAAAGTTAATTTTGTAGATTCCCAGAATCTTGAAGAATATGTGGCTGCGATAAACGATAAAACTAAAGCTATTTACTGTGAATCAATTGGAAATCCTAAATTAGATGTTCCTGATTTTGATAAATTAGCAGAAATTGCACATTCCCATGGCATACCACTAATTGTTGATAACACTTCAGCAATTACAATGGTTAAACCAATTGAACATGGTGCAGACATTGTAGTAGAATCCGCCACTAAATTTATAGGCGGTCATGGTTCAAGTATGGGTGGTGTGATTGTAGATAGTGGTAACTTTGACTGGACAAACGGTAAATTCCCGGAATTTACAGAGCCTGATGAAAGTTATAATGGAATTGTTTATAGTGAGGAATTTGGAAACAAAGCATACATTACAAAGGCACGTGTTCAAATGATGAGGGATCTTGGAACCTGTATTAGTCCATTTAACTCATTTTTATTTATGCAAAGTCTGGAAACCTTGTCCCTAAGGGTCAACCAACATTGTGCAAATGCATTAGAGGTTGCTAAATTCTTAGAAAAACATCCTGCAGTTGCTTGGGTAAATTATCCTGGACTTGAATCCTGCCCAACACATAAAAATGCAAAAAAATACTTAAATGGTAAGTATGGAGGCATTATAGGATTTGGTATCAAGGGTGGTCTTGAAGAAGGTAGAAAATTCATTGAAAATGTGGATTTAGCAAGTCATCTTGCAAACATTGCAGATACTAAAACATTGGTTGTACATCCGGCAACTACCACACACTCAAACCTATCACCTGAGGAACAGCTTGCAAGTGGTGTAACACCTGATTTTATAAGGTTATCCGTAGGTATTGAAAATGTGGAAGATATTATAGCCGACCTTGATCAAGCATTAAATAAGGCAGTAGAATAA
- a CDS encoding double zinc ribbon domain-containing protein, translated as MVKICPQCHSENKDEAKSCIKCGYTFRDDVPYYHRVQLKSIRCPQCHNVITNLSYGFCPKCGFEFQKKEKNVTYNYLEVIPKSEHENSITFGYIFSVFIPIIGLVYGIYNFTRKGDVEAKKAGINQIIMSVLFLVMDITYFYFLFNMGLFKF; from the coding sequence ATGGTGAAGATTTGTCCTCAGTGTCATAGTGAAAATAAAGATGAAGCTAAATCTTGCATTAAATGTGGGTATACTTTTAGGGATGATGTACCATATTATCACAGGGTACAATTAAAATCTATTCGATGTCCTCAATGTCATAATGTTATAACAAATTTAAGTTATGGATTCTGTCCTAAATGTGGATTTGAATTTCAAAAAAAGGAGAAAAATGTAACTTATAACTATTTGGAAGTTATACCTAAATCCGAACATGAAAACTCAATAACTTTTGGATATATATTCTCAGTTTTCATACCAATAATAGGTCTTGTTTATGGAATATATAATTTTACAAGAAAAGGAGATGTTGAGGCTAAAAAAGCTGGTATTAATCAGATAATAATGTCTGTACTATTTCTAGTTATGGACATAACATATTTCTATTTCTTGTTTAATATGGGTTTATTTAAATTTTAA